From a single Candidatus Cetobacterium colombiensis genomic region:
- the nagE gene encoding N-acetylglucosamine-specific PTS transporter subunit IIBC, whose amino-acid sequence MFGYLQKIGKALMVPVAVLPAAAILLGLGYFIDPTGWGGNSAIAAFFIKSGAAIIDQMPILFAVGVAFGMSKDKNGSAALTGLVGFLVITTLLSPGAVGQIMKIDNVPVGFSKINNQFIGILVGVISSALYNKFSDVELPKALSFFSGKRLVPIITSFVMIIVAFLLMYVWPGIYDGLVTFGEAISGMGAVGAGIYGFLNRLLIPVGLHHALNSVFWFDVAGINDIPKFLGGAQSIANGTGIPGVTGMYQAGFFPIMMFGLLGAAVAFVRTAKPENKDKIKSIMIAAGFATFLTGVTEPLEFAFMFVAPGLYLVHAILTGVSLFIAATMHWIAGFGFSAGLIDMLLSSRNPLAVNWFMLIVQGIVFFFLYYFIFYFIIKKFNLKTPGREDADESEDSTSTSKATTNDELAERLLPLLGGSDNLVVVDNCITRLRLDVKDSSLVNDTEIKKLGIAGVLKPSKTSVQVIVGTQVEFVANALKRMTGK is encoded by the coding sequence ATGTTTGGTTATTTACAAAAAATAGGTAAAGCCCTAATGGTTCCTGTTGCTGTTTTACCAGCTGCTGCAATTTTATTAGGCTTAGGTTACTTTATTGACCCAACTGGTTGGGGAGGAAACAGTGCAATCGCTGCTTTCTTTATTAAATCAGGGGCAGCTATTATAGATCAAATGCCTATATTATTTGCAGTGGGTGTTGCATTTGGAATGTCTAAGGACAAAAACGGTTCTGCTGCTTTAACTGGATTAGTAGGATTCTTAGTAATTACTACTCTTTTATCACCTGGAGCTGTAGGTCAAATTATGAAAATTGACAATGTTCCTGTTGGATTTAGCAAAATTAACAACCAATTTATTGGTATTTTAGTTGGAGTTATCTCATCGGCTTTATACAATAAATTCAGTGATGTTGAGTTACCAAAAGCTTTATCTTTCTTCAGTGGAAAAAGATTAGTTCCAATTATAACTTCATTTGTTATGATTATTGTTGCGTTCCTTTTAATGTACGTATGGCCTGGTATCTATGATGGTTTAGTTACTTTCGGAGAGGCAATCAGTGGAATGGGTGCTGTTGGAGCTGGAATCTATGGATTCTTAAACAGATTATTAATCCCTGTTGGATTACACCACGCTTTAAACTCAGTATTCTGGTTTGACGTTGCTGGAATTAATGATATACCTAAATTCTTAGGTGGAGCTCAATCAATTGCTAATGGAACTGGAATCCCAGGTGTTACAGGAATGTATCAAGCTGGATTCTTCCCAATAATGATGTTTGGACTTTTAGGAGCTGCTGTAGCATTTGTTAGAACTGCTAAGCCTGAAAACAAAGATAAAATAAAATCAATTATGATTGCTGCTGGTTTTGCAACTTTCTTAACAGGAGTTACTGAGCCTTTAGAGTTCGCATTTATGTTCGTTGCTCCAGGATTATATTTAGTGCATGCTATATTAACTGGTGTATCTTTATTTATAGCTGCAACTATGCACTGGATTGCAGGATTTGGATTCTCTGCTGGTTTAATAGATATGTTATTATCATCTAGAAACCCATTAGCTGTTAATTGGTTTATGCTAATAGTACAAGGTATTGTGTTCTTCTTCTTATACTACTTTATCTTCTACTTCATCATTAAAAAGTTTAATCTTAAAACTCCAGGAAGAGAGGATGCTGATGAATCAGAAGATTCGACTTCAACATCAAAAGCTACAACTAACGATGAATTAGCAGAAAGACTATTACCACTTTTAGGTGGATCTGATAACCTAGTTGTTGTTGATAACTGTATCACTAGACTAAGACTTGATGTAAAAGATAGCTCTTTAGTTAACGATACTGAAATTAAAAAATTAGGAATTGCTGGAGTTTTAAAGCCAAGCAAAACATCTGTTCAAGTAATCGTAGGAACTCAAGTTGAGTTTGTTGCAAACGCTTTAAAAAGAATGACAGGAAAATAA
- a CDS encoding SbcC/MukB-like Walker B domain-containing protein, producing the protein MRPIKLEITGLQSFSKKQVVDFDSLTSLGLFGIFGETGSGKSTILDAMIFAIFDEIPRTMGSKGKNIRPCLNQDSDILEVYFKFALGNDIFEITRTYKKKFSRKGEEKFEQSNPILIINKDVVADTVKNVESKIDEYFGMSVHDFTRSVVLPQGKFSEFLKLKGVDKMTMLENIFDLEKYGTKMSEKIKVRNNKLKDEITSLENQIKGKGDCSLEKINDIKENLILKENEYNTLIKNKAELEKEFNQLKELKGYFEKLDTYNDELQKLQLSEDKVNESKSLLEKHIAADSFKDLIDEIKNLKDSFIKNKGELTTSKTTLDTLNNALEVLKTKENELQMEIEKIMDELDNLKVDYNELDNLRKGDEYIRALHFKEKLLQESINSSNGLELDLDSLSKKLKENKENLKTESLNYENLEKMDTQQILQFENEVKELSNEISLIESKLKDKESLEKEIQNIDEKKVSTLCNIDNCKSKIEEISKKSLETKAFEISKSLVSGECCPVCGSKEHPNPAKDTESVDLNELEIYSKEKDQLEKALIEIDTKLNYCSDKLNELNNLKDVETLRKELSEKEISLNALKEKEKELLLKESDLKNKVSLLKNDISSISLAIDEKKLSLDKIKSKIASSEEDILKEKEKIASLNLERDSIEFIEERKTLLENMEREYREVLSRKESLNDSLRVVKDNIFKDLNEIQKINLAVVSLEEKNNHIKDSCNEKSERLKTEATTKGFNSTEEILSHIFSEEKVLELNTFIENFEKDYTKYSNLKDEILKNIDNRTFDLKRWDELSSNLEEISKEEQNLFKEVTEYKGELKRVEQLFKESKELLEKIEQLRLKQDDILILQKKFEGRKFVKFLARKRLDYIAYEASKRLQKITRGRYLLTVDNNCDFNIVDAFNSNFTRECSTLSGGETFIVSLVLALALSSQLQLKGKVQLEFFFLDEGFGTLDTSLLDRVIEILEEIRWKEKMKIGIISHVEDLKIRIPRRLEVSAAIPGETGSLIKLI; encoded by the coding sequence ATGAGACCAATTAAATTAGAAATAACAGGATTGCAAAGTTTTTCTAAAAAACAAGTTGTTGATTTTGATTCTTTAACATCTCTTGGACTTTTTGGAATCTTTGGAGAAACAGGAAGTGGAAAATCTACAATATTAGATGCAATGATATTTGCAATTTTTGATGAAATTCCCAGAACTATGGGAAGCAAGGGAAAAAATATAAGACCTTGTTTAAATCAAGATAGTGATATTTTAGAGGTTTATTTTAAATTTGCTTTAGGAAATGATATATTTGAAATAACTAGAACTTATAAAAAGAAGTTTTCTCGAAAAGGCGAGGAAAAGTTTGAACAGTCTAATCCCATATTGATTATAAATAAAGATGTAGTAGCTGATACTGTTAAAAATGTAGAAAGTAAAATAGATGAATACTTTGGAATGAGTGTCCATGATTTTACTAGATCAGTAGTTTTACCTCAGGGGAAATTTAGTGAGTTTTTAAAATTAAAAGGTGTCGATAAAATGACAATGCTAGAAAACATCTTTGACTTAGAAAAATACGGAACAAAGATGTCTGAAAAAATAAAAGTAAGAAATAATAAACTTAAAGATGAGATTACCTCTTTAGAGAATCAAATAAAAGGTAAGGGGGATTGCTCTTTAGAAAAAATTAATGATATAAAAGAGAATTTAATTTTAAAAGAGAATGAATACAATACCCTGATAAAAAATAAAGCTGAACTTGAGAAAGAATTTAATCAATTAAAAGAGCTTAAAGGATATTTTGAAAAGTTAGATACTTATAATGATGAACTTCAAAAATTACAACTATCAGAGGATAAAGTAAACGAATCTAAGAGTCTTTTAGAAAAACATATTGCAGCTGATTCTTTTAAAGATTTAATAGATGAAATTAAAAATTTAAAAGATAGTTTTATAAAAAATAAAGGGGAGTTAACTACTTCTAAAACGACGTTAGATACTTTAAATAATGCACTTGAAGTTTTAAAAACTAAAGAGAATGAGCTTCAAATGGAAATAGAAAAGATTATGGATGAACTAGATAATCTGAAGGTGGATTATAACGAGTTGGATAATCTTCGTAAAGGTGATGAATACATAAGAGCATTACATTTTAAAGAGAAGCTTTTGCAAGAGAGCATCAATTCATCAAATGGTTTAGAACTAGATTTAGATTCTTTATCTAAAAAACTAAAAGAAAATAAAGAAAATTTAAAAACTGAAAGTTTAAATTATGAAAATTTAGAAAAAATGGATACTCAACAAATTTTACAGTTTGAAAACGAAGTAAAAGAGTTATCTAATGAAATTTCTTTAATTGAAAGTAAATTAAAGGATAAAGAAAGCTTAGAGAAAGAGATTCAAAATATAGATGAAAAGAAAGTCTCTACACTTTGTAATATTGATAACTGTAAAAGTAAAATTGAAGAGATTAGTAAGAAAAGTTTAGAAACTAAAGCTTTTGAAATTTCTAAGTCTTTAGTTAGTGGGGAGTGTTGTCCTGTTTGTGGTTCTAAAGAGCATCCAAATCCTGCTAAAGATACAGAATCTGTTGATCTTAATGAGTTAGAAATTTATTCCAAGGAAAAGGATCAGTTAGAAAAAGCTTTGATTGAAATAGATACTAAGCTAAACTACTGTTCTGATAAACTTAATGAATTAAATAATTTAAAGGATGTTGAAACTTTAAGAAAAGAGTTATCTGAAAAAGAGATTAGTTTAAATGCTTTAAAAGAAAAAGAAAAAGAGCTACTATTAAAAGAGAGTGATTTGAAAAATAAGGTGTCTCTTCTGAAAAATGACATATCTAGTATTTCTTTAGCTATAGATGAAAAAAAACTATCTTTAGATAAAATTAAAAGTAAGATTGCATCTTCTGAAGAAGATATTTTAAAAGAGAAAGAAAAAATAGCATCTTTAAATCTTGAACGTGATTCTATAGAGTTTATAGAAGAAAGAAAAACTTTACTAGAAAATATGGAGAGAGAATACAGGGAAGTTTTATCTAGAAAAGAAAGTTTAAATGATTCTTTAAGAGTTGTTAAAGATAATATATTTAAGGATTTAAATGAAATTCAAAAAATTAATCTAGCTGTTGTTTCTTTAGAAGAAAAAAATAATCATATAAAAGATAGTTGTAATGAAAAAAGTGAGCGTTTAAAAACAGAAGCTACCACTAAAGGTTTTAATTCTACAGAGGAGATTCTATCTCATATTTTTAGCGAAGAAAAAGTTTTAGAATTAAATACTTTTATTGAAAATTTTGAAAAAGATTACACTAAGTATTCCAATTTAAAAGATGAAATATTAAAAAATATTGACAATAGAACTTTTGATTTAAAAAGATGGGATGAATTAAGCTCTAACTTAGAAGAGATTTCTAAAGAAGAACAAAACTTATTTAAAGAAGTTACAGAATATAAAGGAGAGCTTAAAAGAGTTGAACAACTTTTTAAAGAATCTAAAGAGTTATTAGAAAAAATTGAACAGCTTCGTTTAAAACAAGATGATATACTTATTCTTCAGAAAAAGTTTGAAGGAAGAAAGTTTGTTAAATTCTTGGCTCGAAAAAGATTAGATTATATTGCTTACGAAGCATCTAAGCGATTACAGAAAATAACAAGGGGAAGATATCTTTTAACTGTTGACAATAACTGTGATTTCAATATAGTTGATGCGTTTAATAGCAATTTCACGAGAGAATGTTCTACTCTATCAGGTGGAGAAACATTTATAGTATCTTTAGTATTAGCGCTAGCTCTGTCTAGCCAACTACAACTAAAGGGGAAAGTTCAACTGGAGTTTTTCTTCCTAGACGAAGGATTTGGAACTTTAGATACATCTCTTTTAGATAGAGTTATCGAAATTTTAGAAGAAATTAGATGGAAAGAAAAAATGAAAATAGGTATTATAAGTCATGTGGAGGATTTAAAAATAAGAATCCCTAGAAGATTAGAAGTTTCTGCAGCAATTCCTGGAGAAACAGGAAGTTTAATAAAATTAATATAA
- a CDS encoding cation:proton antiporter, with product MMYFITFIFLIFLAFYSNFLGKIVEKIKLPSLIGMMIAGALIGPYGFNKIPNLALTLAPILKDVALIIVLFIGGLGIGADQIKKIGRPAVLLSIIPATLEGFAIAYLSTIFLNFSFVQGAILGFIIAAVSPAVLIPSMVSLIDKNVGQKKSIPQLLLVGASADDSIAITLFTSFLAIYFQKLDGGTFDFKTQLLTIPVSIVFSLLIGWGVGFVGKLSFLKIKNLKLKILTVFIICLSLRYIENKFHFSLYNSLLTIMSLGFFIRYYGKDSYKDIQNGMNNIWKYGKIYLFTFVGMAINPSLVGGYFFIGLTILTYSLSIRSVGVLIALIGTNLTYKERLFCVIAYLPKATVQSAKAGIPLQMGVAGGEVMQAIAILSVLITAPLGAIGINSSYKKLLKNS from the coding sequence ATGATGTATTTTATAACTTTTATTTTTTTAATTTTTTTAGCTTTCTATTCAAATTTTTTAGGAAAAATTGTAGAGAAAATTAAATTACCTTCACTAATAGGAATGATGATAGCAGGTGCCTTAATAGGACCTTATGGATTTAATAAAATTCCAAATTTAGCTTTAACATTGGCTCCAATACTAAAAGATGTAGCTTTAATTATCGTTTTATTTATTGGAGGATTAGGAATAGGTGCTGATCAAATAAAAAAAATTGGTCGACCTGCAGTACTTTTAAGTATTATTCCTGCTACTTTAGAGGGGTTTGCAATAGCATATTTATCAACTATATTTTTGAATTTTTCTTTTGTACAAGGAGCAATTCTAGGATTTATAATAGCGGCTGTAAGCCCTGCAGTTTTAATTCCGTCTATGGTAAGTTTAATAGATAAAAATGTGGGCCAAAAAAAATCTATCCCTCAACTGTTATTAGTTGGAGCGTCTGCCGACGATTCTATAGCGATAACTCTTTTTACTTCGTTTTTAGCTATATATTTTCAAAAACTAGATGGTGGAACTTTTGATTTTAAAACTCAGCTGTTAACTATCCCAGTTTCTATTGTATTTAGTTTACTTATTGGATGGGGAGTTGGTTTTGTTGGTAAACTTAGTTTTTTAAAAATCAAAAATCTAAAATTAAAAATACTAACTGTTTTTATCATATGTTTATCGTTGAGATATATTGAAAATAAATTCCATTTTTCTTTATATAATTCATTATTAACAATAATGTCTTTAGGTTTTTTTATACGTTACTATGGAAAAGATAGTTATAAAGATATCCAAAATGGTATGAATAACATTTGGAAATATGGAAAAATTTATCTTTTCACTTTTGTTGGTATGGCTATAAATCCAAGTTTAGTTGGAGGATATTTCTTTATAGGATTAACTATTTTAACTTACTCTTTATCTATTCGTTCAGTGGGAGTTTTAATTGCTCTTATAGGAACTAACTTAACCTATAAAGAAAGATTATTTTGTGTTATTGCATATTTACCAAAAGCTACTGTTCAATCTGCAAAGGCTGGAATTCCACTACAGATGGGAGTTGCAGGTGGAGAAGTTATGCAAGCAATAGCAATTTTAAGTGTTTTAATAACTGCTCCATTAGGTGCAATTGGAATAAATTCATCATATAAAAAACTATTGAAGAACTCTTAG
- a CDS encoding betaine/proline/choline family ABC transporter ATP-binding protein (Members of the family are the ATP-binding subunit of ABC transporters for substrates such as betaine, L-proline or other amino acids, choline, carnitine, etc. The substrate specificity is best determined from the substrate-binding subunit, rather than this subunit, as it interacts with the permease subunit and not with substrate directly.) has protein sequence MIEFKNITKSYDKKTLILKNINFKIKTGEFIILIGESGCGKTTTMKLINRLIDPTDGVILIDGEDVSKINPITLRRRIGYVIQKEGLMPHMTIGENIELVPKLLKWDKKKRKDRAYELLNILNLNPDIYYEKFPHELSGGQKQRVGIARALATNPDIILMDEPFSALDPITRESIQDEILKLQKELGKTIIFVTHDMDEAIKLGEKIAFLKDGEILQFGTPDEILKKPASEYIEQFIGKDRIWKTPKKLLVSDIMSKHYWTIEKRSNISRAFNLLKTHDIDFLIVTESEGAKYSEPLGIIFRKNLIHAMENNILRVRDVMDTDFLTIDKDSHLLDALNKMSSISAKVIPVIDDKKNLTGVITNLGLVSAINKIAPNSDFSDKGGGL, from the coding sequence ATGATTGAGTTTAAAAATATTACAAAATCTTATGATAAAAAAACACTTATTTTAAAAAATATAAATTTTAAAATAAAAACTGGAGAATTTATCATATTAATTGGTGAATCTGGTTGTGGTAAAACAACTACAATGAAATTAATTAACAGATTGATAGATCCCACAGATGGAGTTATTTTAATAGATGGCGAAGATGTAAGTAAAATAAATCCTATAACTCTTAGAAGAAGAATAGGCTACGTGATACAAAAAGAGGGACTTATGCCACATATGACAATTGGAGAAAATATAGAGCTCGTTCCTAAACTTTTAAAATGGGATAAGAAAAAAAGAAAAGATAGAGCATATGAACTTCTTAATATTTTAAATTTAAATCCTGATATATATTATGAAAAATTTCCTCATGAGTTGTCAGGAGGACAAAAACAAAGAGTTGGAATTGCGAGAGCTTTAGCTACAAATCCAGATATAATACTTATGGATGAACCTTTTTCAGCTTTAGATCCCATTACAAGAGAGAGCATACAAGATGAAATTTTAAAATTACAAAAAGAATTAGGGAAAACAATTATTTTTGTAACTCATGATATGGATGAAGCTATAAAGTTAGGTGAAAAAATAGCTTTTTTAAAAGATGGAGAGATTTTACAATTTGGAACGCCAGATGAAATTTTAAAAAAACCAGCTTCTGAATATATTGAGCAATTTATTGGAAAAGATAGAATATGGAAAACTCCAAAAAAATTATTAGTTTCAGATATTATGTCTAAACATTATTGGACAATTGAAAAAAGAAGTAATATTTCAAGAGCTTTTAACTTGCTTAAAACCCATGATATAGATTTCTTAATTGTCACAGAATCAGAAGGAGCTAAATATAGTGAACCTTTAGGCATCATTTTTAGAAAAAACTTAATTCATGCAATGGAAAATAATATATTGAGAGTAAGAGATGTCATGGATACTGATTTTCTTACTATAGATAAAGACAGTCATCTGTTAGATGCATTAAATAAAATGTCAAGTATTAGTGCTAAAGTTATTCCAGTTATTGATGATAAAAAAAACTTAACTGGAGTCATTACAAACTTAGGACTTGTTAGTGCTATTAATAAAATTGCTCCAAATTCAGATTTTTCTGATAAAGGAGGTGGTCTATGA
- a CDS encoding glycine betaine ABC transporter substrate-binding protein encodes MNSFIRYFIDKLPEVHIALMQHIEITGLAVAIAILIGVPIGIVIIKNEQLSKIVLTVAGVFQTIPSLALFGLIIPIMGIGVAPAVFVLFLYSLLPIITNTYIGIKGVDKSTIQAAVGMGMTNFQVLIKVKLPIAVAVIMGGIRISTVATIGTATIAALIGAGGLGELIFRGISTSNNNLVLTGAIPTAILAFVANYFLGVLEKVLTPTGMLAKPKEKKKNIKILKIAIVFLAVGIGYRSYENYKEKNTPTIIVGHKNYNEQRILGIMMSQVIEAYTPYKAKTVELGTGTVIFQALKSGDIDVYPEYTGVAYAAYLGKKEKADAKTVFDIIKDEYNENHNLDIRNPMGFENTYAFAMKPEVAEKYGIKNISDLKKYANNMILSGPHEFMEREDGLLGIQRAYNIKFKSILSMDQGLVINSLVSDKIEVALVYSTDGLIAKHKLQLLEDDLKFFPPYEVVVTMRKGYENLKSNVIASLDSLVNSLNENEMQELNLLAIEGEKPIEKIINDFLINKGIIKE; translated from the coding sequence ATGAACTCTTTCATCAGATACTTTATCGATAAATTACCAGAAGTCCATATAGCTTTAATGCAACATATTGAAATAACAGGGCTAGCTGTGGCTATTGCAATTTTAATTGGAGTTCCAATAGGAATAGTTATAATTAAAAATGAGCAACTTTCTAAAATAGTATTAACTGTTGCAGGAGTTTTTCAAACAATTCCAAGTTTAGCTTTGTTTGGATTAATAATTCCAATTATGGGAATAGGAGTTGCTCCAGCAGTTTTCGTATTATTTTTATATTCTTTACTTCCAATAATAACAAATACATATATTGGAATAAAAGGGGTAGACAAATCAACCATTCAAGCTGCCGTAGGAATGGGAATGACAAATTTCCAAGTTTTAATAAAAGTTAAACTTCCAATAGCAGTAGCTGTTATAATGGGAGGAATTAGAATATCTACTGTTGCTACAATAGGAACTGCAACAATTGCTGCATTAATTGGTGCAGGTGGACTGGGAGAGCTTATTTTTAGAGGAATTTCTACAAGTAATAATAATTTAGTTTTAACAGGTGCTATTCCAACAGCGATTTTAGCTTTTGTTGCCAATTACTTTTTAGGAGTTTTAGAAAAAGTTTTAACCCCTACAGGGATGTTAGCTAAACCTAAAGAAAAAAAGAAAAATATTAAAATATTGAAAATAGCAATAGTTTTTTTAGCAGTGGGAATTGGGTATAGATCATATGAAAATTATAAAGAAAAAAATACTCCTACTATTATAGTAGGTCATAAAAATTACAACGAGCAGAGAATTTTAGGAATTATGATGTCTCAAGTTATAGAAGCTTATACACCATATAAAGCTAAAACAGTGGAGCTTGGAACTGGAACAGTTATATTTCAAGCTTTAAAAAGTGGAGATATTGATGTTTATCCAGAATATACTGGAGTAGCATATGCAGCCTATTTAGGAAAAAAAGAAAAAGCTGATGCTAAAACTGTATTTGATATTATAAAGGATGAGTACAATGAAAATCATAATTTAGATATTAGAAATCCTATGGGATTTGAAAATACTTATGCATTTGCTATGAAACCAGAAGTTGCTGAAAAGTATGGAATAAAAAATATAAGTGATTTAAAAAAATATGCCAATAACATGATATTAAGTGGTCCTCATGAATTTATGGAGAGGGAAGATGGATTACTTGGAATTCAAAGGGCTTACAATATAAAATTTAAAAGCATTTTATCCATGGATCAAGGGTTGGTTATAAACTCTTTAGTTTCAGATAAAATAGAAGTGGCTTTAGTTTATTCCACTGATGGATTAATTGCTAAACATAAATTACAACTTTTAGAGGATGATTTAAAGTTCTTTCCACCTTACGAAGTTGTAGTTACAATGAGAAAAGGGTATGAAAATTTAAAAAGTAATGTCATTGCATCTTTAGATAGCTTAGTGAATTCTTTAAATGAAAATGAGATGCAAGAGTTAAATCTTTTAGCAATTGAAGGAGAAAAGCCAATTGAAAAAATTATTAATGATTTTTTAATAAATAAAGGTATAATAAAAGAGTAA
- a CDS encoding metallophosphoesterase family protein, whose product MRVLHTSDWHLGKKLEGQSRILEQKLFINALENMVRNNEIDLILLAGDIYDTYNPSAEAEKLFFDSIKQLSLNGKVGIVVIPGNHDNPQRLTAVSHLAKDYGVIIYERAFQEIEVGKYGSLNVYKSVPGGIFIEKDNKKIYLYNLPFPSEATLNETFDDTKFNVRIREILQEGVEKNNEDIPSLVMTHIYVAGSMGEGEVALELGGSRAIGVNDLPTANYIALGHVHKPIVFKSKNAYYCGSPIEYRVTENKFDKKIFIADISNEETQVKEIPLENYKPIKEYIVTGAEEAIDKSLELMESNEWIYLNVKLEEPLTNSTIRKIKSNKNILEIIPIIQIEEKEKEVSNYNEQTLEEAFVEFFKEETMGLAPNDNITKLFLEILEEGENNETN is encoded by the coding sequence ATGAGAGTACTTCATACTTCTGATTGGCATTTAGGAAAAAAACTTGAAGGTCAATCTAGAATATTAGAACAAAAATTGTTTATTAATGCCTTAGAAAATATGGTTAGAAATAATGAAATTGATCTAATTCTTTTAGCAGGAGATATTTATGATACCTATAATCCATCTGCTGAAGCAGAAAAATTATTTTTTGATAGTATAAAACAGTTATCTTTAAATGGGAAAGTAGGAATTGTTGTAATTCCTGGAAATCATGATAATCCTCAAAGATTAACAGCTGTTTCACATTTAGCTAAAGATTACGGTGTTATAATTTACGAAAGAGCTTTTCAAGAGATTGAAGTGGGAAAATACGGAAGTCTTAATGTATATAAAAGTGTTCCAGGTGGAATTTTCATAGAAAAAGATAATAAAAAAATATATTTGTATAATCTACCATTTCCAAGTGAAGCTACATTAAATGAAACGTTTGATGATACAAAATTTAACGTTAGAATTCGAGAGATTCTTCAAGAGGGAGTAGAGAAAAACAACGAAGATATACCAAGTTTGGTAATGACACATATATATGTAGCTGGTTCTATGGGAGAGGGAGAAGTTGCTTTAGAATTAGGTGGTTCAAGAGCTATAGGTGTAAATGATTTACCTACAGCAAACTATATAGCTTTAGGTCATGTACATAAACCAATTGTGTTTAAAAGTAAAAATGCTTACTACTGTGGTTCACCAATAGAATATAGAGTTACAGAAAATAAATTTGATAAAAAGATATTTATTGCAGATATCTCAAATGAGGAAACACAAGTTAAAGAGATTCCTTTAGAAAACTATAAACCTATTAAAGAATATATCGTTACAGGAGCAGAAGAAGCCATTGATAAATCTTTAGAGCTTATGGAATCTAATGAATGGATATATTTAAATGTAAAATTAGAGGAGCCTTTGACAAATTCTACAATTAGAAAGATAAAAAGTAATAAAAATATACTAGAGATAATTCCAATTATCCAAATAGAAGAGAAAGAAAAAGAAGTTTCAAATTATAACGAACAGACTTTAGAAGAGGCTTTTGTAGAATTTTTTAAAGAGGAAACAATGGGATTAGCTCCAAATGATAATATAACGAAACTTTTCTTAGAGATTTTAGAGGAGGGAGAAAACAATGAGACCAATTAA